One stretch of Myxococcales bacterium DNA includes these proteins:
- a CDS encoding transposase, with protein QYTGYNAPDDNAFVERVIRTIKEEEIWPNCYDTWSEAHAAIDQYVRLYNEKRIHSALGYRTPNEVEAAYLTLKAA; from the coding sequence TCAGTACACCGGTTACAACGCGCCTGATGACAACGCCTTCGTCGAGCGGGTCATCCGTACGATCAAGGAAGAAGAAATCTGGCCCAACTGTTACGACACCTGGTCCGAGGCGCATGCCGCCATCGACCAATATGTCCGCTTGTACAATGAAAAACGAATCCACTCGGCGCTCGGTTACCGGACGCCGAACGAGGTCGAAGCGGCTTACCTCACCCTAAAAGCCGCCTAA